Proteins found in one Mixophyes fleayi isolate aMixFle1 chromosome 8, aMixFle1.hap1, whole genome shotgun sequence genomic segment:
- the NR2C2 gene encoding nuclear receptor subfamily 2 group C member 2 isoform X1, translating into MTSSSQRIQIISTDPAVSTPQRIQIVTDQQTGQKIQIVTAVDSNVSQKQQFILTSPDGSGAGKVILATPESPNAKQLIFTTENIVPGRIQIVTDAASVERLLGKAEVQRPQIVEYCVVCGDKASGRHYGAVSCEGCKGFFKRSVRKSLTYSCRSSQDCVINKHHRNRCQFCRLKKCLEMGMKMESVQSERKPFDIQREKPTNCAASTEKIYIRKDLRSPLIATPTFVSDKDGGRQVGLLDPGMLVNIQQPLIRDDGTMVLSADSKQTDTSQSGLGTLANVVTSLANLSESLNNGDTSDVQPEDQFSSEITQAFDTLAKALNTADGAAGQSLADGMDAATGGNIHVISRDQATPILEVEGPLLSDTHVTFKLTMPSPMPEYLNVHYICESASRLLFLSMHWARSIPAFQALGQECNTSLVRACWNELFTLGLAQCSQVMSLSTILAAIVNHLQNSIQEDKLSGDRIKQVMEHIWKLQEFCNSMAKLDIDGYEYAYLKAVVLFSPDHPGLSCTPQIEKFQEKAQMELQDYVQKTYPEDTYRLARILVRLPALRLMSSSITEELFFTGLIGNVPIDSIIPYILKMETAEYNGQITGTSV; encoded by the exons ATGACCAGCTCCTCCCAGCGCATCCAAATAATCTCCACAGACCCTGCTGTATCCACCCCGCAGCGCATCCAG ATCGTGACCGATCAACAGACTGGACAGAAGATCCAGATCGTGACAGCGGTAGATTCCAACGTGTCTCAGAAGCAGCAGTTTATCTTGACCAGTCCTGATGGATCTGGGGCCGGGAAGGTGATATTGGCAACACCAGAATCTCCCAATGCCAAGCAGCTTATCTTCACCACGGAAAACATTGTGCCAGGGAGAATACAG ATAGTGACAGACGCAGCCTCTGTGGAGAGACTGCTGGGCAAGGCGGAAGTGCAGCGGCCGCAGATCGTAGAATACTGCGTAGTGTGCGGAGATAAAGCCTCAG GTCGTCATTATGGTGCGGTCAGCTGCGAAGGATGCAAAGGCTTCTTTAAAAGAAGCGTCAGGAAGAGCCTGACGTACAGCTGCCGCAGCAGCCAGGACTGCGTCATCAACAAACATCACCGGAACCGGTGCCAGTTTTGCCGGCTTAAGAAATGCTTGGAAATGGGCATGAAGATGGAAT CGGTGCAGAGTGAGAGAAAACCCTTTGACATCCAGCGGGAGAAGCCCACAAACTGCGCAGCGTCCACGGAAAAGATCTACATCCGGAAGGACCTGAGGAGCCCCCTCATAGCAACTCCGACATTTGTGTCTGACAAAGATGGGGGGAG ACAAGTGGGACTTCTAGATCCGGGGATGTTGGTGAATATTCAGCAGCCGCTCATACGAGACGATGGCACCATGGTTCTGTCTGCGGATTCCAAG CAGACGGACACGAGTCAGAGCGGGTTGGGAACACTGGCAAACGTTGTAACATCACTGGCCAACCTGTCGGAGTCACTGAACAACGGGGACACATCGGATGTCCAACCAGAGGACCAATTCTCCAGTGAGATCACTCA GGCATTTGATACCTTAGCAAAAGCACTTAACACAGCGGACGGTGCTGCCGGGCAGAGCCTGGCGGACGGGATGGACGCCGCAACGGGAGGGAACATTCATGTTATTAGCCGGGATCAGGCCACCCCTATCCTGGAGGTGGAAGGACCCCTTCTGTCAGACACACACGTCACATTTAAG CTAACGATGCCGAGCCCGATGCCAGAATACCTGAACGTGCACTATATCTGCGAGTCAGCGTCTCGCTTGCTTTTCCTGTCCATGCACTGGGCCCGATCCATTCCTGCCTTCCAAGCCCTGGG GCAGGAGTGTAACACAAGTCTTGTACGTGCCTGTTGGAACGAGCTTTTCACGCTGGGTCTTGCACAGTGCTCGCAAGTGATGAGTCTCTCCACCATTTTGGCTGCCATTGTGAACCACCTACAAAACAGCATTCAGGAAG acaaactgtctggagacagaatAAAGCAGGTGATGGAACATATATGGAAACTCCAGGAGTTCTGTAACAGCATGGCCAAACTGGACATCGATGGATATGAATACGCTTATCTCAAGGCTGTGGTCCTCTTCAGTCCAG ATCACCCAGGTCTCTCCTGCACGCCCCAAATCGAGAAGTTTCAGGAAAAGGCACAAATGGAGCTTCAGGACTATGTACAGAAAACATACCCTGAGGACACTTACAG ATTGGCCCGAATCCTGGTTCGCCTTCCGGCCCTAAGACTCATGAGCTCCAGCATCACAGAAGAACTTTTTTTTACCGGCCTTATTGGCAACGTTCCCATCGACAGCATCATCCCCTATATCCTGAAGATGGAGACCGCGGAATACAACGGGCAGATCACCGGGACCAGCGTATAG
- the NR2C2 gene encoding nuclear receptor subfamily 2 group C member 2 isoform X2 has protein sequence MTSSSQRIQIISTDPAVSTPQRIQIVTDQQTGQKIQIVTAVDSNVSQKQQFILTSPDGSGAGKVILATPESPNAKQLIFTTENIVPGRIQIVTDAASVERLLGKAEVQRPQIVEYCVVCGDKASGRHYGAVSCEGCKGFFKRSVRKSLTYSCRSSQDCVINKHHRNRCQFCRLKKCLEMGMKMESVQSERKPFDIQREKPTNCAASTEKIYIRKDLRSPLIATPTFVSDKDGGRQVGLLDPGMLVNIQQPLIRDDGTMVLSADSKTDTSQSGLGTLANVVTSLANLSESLNNGDTSDVQPEDQFSSEITQAFDTLAKALNTADGAAGQSLADGMDAATGGNIHVISRDQATPILEVEGPLLSDTHVTFKLTMPSPMPEYLNVHYICESASRLLFLSMHWARSIPAFQALGQECNTSLVRACWNELFTLGLAQCSQVMSLSTILAAIVNHLQNSIQEDKLSGDRIKQVMEHIWKLQEFCNSMAKLDIDGYEYAYLKAVVLFSPDHPGLSCTPQIEKFQEKAQMELQDYVQKTYPEDTYRLARILVRLPALRLMSSSITEELFFTGLIGNVPIDSIIPYILKMETAEYNGQITGTSV, from the exons ATGACCAGCTCCTCCCAGCGCATCCAAATAATCTCCACAGACCCTGCTGTATCCACCCCGCAGCGCATCCAG ATCGTGACCGATCAACAGACTGGACAGAAGATCCAGATCGTGACAGCGGTAGATTCCAACGTGTCTCAGAAGCAGCAGTTTATCTTGACCAGTCCTGATGGATCTGGGGCCGGGAAGGTGATATTGGCAACACCAGAATCTCCCAATGCCAAGCAGCTTATCTTCACCACGGAAAACATTGTGCCAGGGAGAATACAG ATAGTGACAGACGCAGCCTCTGTGGAGAGACTGCTGGGCAAGGCGGAAGTGCAGCGGCCGCAGATCGTAGAATACTGCGTAGTGTGCGGAGATAAAGCCTCAG GTCGTCATTATGGTGCGGTCAGCTGCGAAGGATGCAAAGGCTTCTTTAAAAGAAGCGTCAGGAAGAGCCTGACGTACAGCTGCCGCAGCAGCCAGGACTGCGTCATCAACAAACATCACCGGAACCGGTGCCAGTTTTGCCGGCTTAAGAAATGCTTGGAAATGGGCATGAAGATGGAAT CGGTGCAGAGTGAGAGAAAACCCTTTGACATCCAGCGGGAGAAGCCCACAAACTGCGCAGCGTCCACGGAAAAGATCTACATCCGGAAGGACCTGAGGAGCCCCCTCATAGCAACTCCGACATTTGTGTCTGACAAAGATGGGGGGAG ACAAGTGGGACTTCTAGATCCGGGGATGTTGGTGAATATTCAGCAGCCGCTCATACGAGACGATGGCACCATGGTTCTGTCTGCGGATTCCAAG ACGGACACGAGTCAGAGCGGGTTGGGAACACTGGCAAACGTTGTAACATCACTGGCCAACCTGTCGGAGTCACTGAACAACGGGGACACATCGGATGTCCAACCAGAGGACCAATTCTCCAGTGAGATCACTCA GGCATTTGATACCTTAGCAAAAGCACTTAACACAGCGGACGGTGCTGCCGGGCAGAGCCTGGCGGACGGGATGGACGCCGCAACGGGAGGGAACATTCATGTTATTAGCCGGGATCAGGCCACCCCTATCCTGGAGGTGGAAGGACCCCTTCTGTCAGACACACACGTCACATTTAAG CTAACGATGCCGAGCCCGATGCCAGAATACCTGAACGTGCACTATATCTGCGAGTCAGCGTCTCGCTTGCTTTTCCTGTCCATGCACTGGGCCCGATCCATTCCTGCCTTCCAAGCCCTGGG GCAGGAGTGTAACACAAGTCTTGTACGTGCCTGTTGGAACGAGCTTTTCACGCTGGGTCTTGCACAGTGCTCGCAAGTGATGAGTCTCTCCACCATTTTGGCTGCCATTGTGAACCACCTACAAAACAGCATTCAGGAAG acaaactgtctggagacagaatAAAGCAGGTGATGGAACATATATGGAAACTCCAGGAGTTCTGTAACAGCATGGCCAAACTGGACATCGATGGATATGAATACGCTTATCTCAAGGCTGTGGTCCTCTTCAGTCCAG ATCACCCAGGTCTCTCCTGCACGCCCCAAATCGAGAAGTTTCAGGAAAAGGCACAAATGGAGCTTCAGGACTATGTACAGAAAACATACCCTGAGGACACTTACAG ATTGGCCCGAATCCTGGTTCGCCTTCCGGCCCTAAGACTCATGAGCTCCAGCATCACAGAAGAACTTTTTTTTACCGGCCTTATTGGCAACGTTCCCATCGACAGCATCATCCCCTATATCCTGAAGATGGAGACCGCGGAATACAACGGGCAGATCACCGGGACCAGCGTATAG